In the genome of Ancylomarina subtilis, one region contains:
- a CDS encoding anthranilate synthase component I family protein encodes MIQFKHHKKEMLADLITPVSIYLKLRDRFPQSILLESSDYHSPENASSFIALEPIVNISLKNNVLIETIGSERKETCINNRPIGFVADQLEAFVKQFDLEDKAEINKANALFGYTSFDAVPAFESLNFAKKSGVEIPQLSYSLYRFIIEVNHFNNTLSIVELTQNGENSRIKEIEDLLRNHNIPSFKFSLKEEKEKSNMSDQDYLGMVEKGIKHCQRGDVFQIVLSRSFSQSYQGDDFNLYRALRSVNPSPYLFYFDCGSFRIMGSSPEAQIEVKNNKAYIHPIAGTFRRSGDALQDIELAKQLEADEKEQSEHVMLVDLARNDLSRNASNIKIETFREVQFYSHVIHLVSKVSGELPQDYNTFDLIGNTFPAGTLSGAPKYKAMELIDKYEPTQRGFYGGCIGSIGFNGEVNQAIMIRTFLSKDNTLYYQAGAGIVEKSKAESELNEVDNKLAALRKALKIAESIGK; translated from the coding sequence ATGATTCAATTTAAACACCATAAAAAAGAAATGTTAGCTGATCTTATTACTCCGGTAAGTATCTACCTAAAACTCCGCGATCGGTTTCCTCAAAGCATTCTTCTGGAAAGTTCCGATTATCATAGCCCTGAAAATGCCAGCTCCTTTATTGCGCTTGAACCCATTGTCAATATCAGTTTGAAAAACAATGTCCTAATTGAAACTATAGGGTCTGAAAGAAAGGAAACATGCATCAATAATCGACCGATTGGATTTGTTGCGGATCAACTTGAGGCATTTGTTAAGCAATTCGATTTGGAAGATAAAGCTGAAATAAATAAGGCAAACGCTCTTTTTGGCTACACCTCTTTTGATGCCGTTCCGGCATTTGAAAGTTTAAACTTTGCGAAGAAATCGGGAGTCGAAATACCTCAGCTCTCCTACTCTCTTTATCGATTTATAATCGAAGTGAATCATTTTAACAACACGCTTTCAATTGTTGAGCTGACACAAAATGGTGAAAATTCCAGAATCAAAGAGATTGAAGATTTATTAAGAAATCACAATATTCCAAGCTTCAAATTCAGCTTGAAAGAAGAAAAGGAAAAATCGAACATGAGCGATCAGGATTATCTGGGCATGGTTGAAAAAGGGATTAAGCATTGTCAACGAGGTGATGTTTTCCAAATCGTACTTTCTCGTTCATTTTCACAAAGCTATCAAGGTGATGATTTTAATCTGTACAGGGCTTTACGCTCGGTTAATCCATCGCCCTATCTATTCTATTTCGATTGTGGATCCTTCCGCATTATGGGCTCCTCGCCTGAGGCTCAAATCGAAGTGAAAAATAACAAAGCTTATATCCATCCAATTGCGGGTACATTCCGTAGATCGGGAGATGCTTTGCAGGATATTGAACTAGCCAAGCAGTTGGAAGCCGATGAAAAAGAGCAAAGCGAGCATGTCATGTTGGTCGACCTGGCCAGAAATGATTTGAGTCGAAATGCATCCAACATCAAGATTGAAACCTTTCGTGAGGTTCAATTCTACTCACACGTCATTCATTTGGTTTCAAAGGTTTCAGGTGAATTACCCCAAGATTACAACACCTTCGACTTGATAGGCAACACATTTCCTGCCGGAACGCTCTCTGGTGCCCCCAAATACAAAGCCATGGAATTGATTGATAAGTACGAACCTACCCAACGAGGTTTTTATGGAGGCTGTATTGGTTCTATTGGTTTCAATGGTGAAGTCAATCAGGCTATTATGATTCGGACTTTCCTTAGCAAAGACAACACGCTGTATTATCAAGCAGGTGCCGGAATTGTCGAAAAATCGAAAGCTGAAAGCGAGCTGAATGAAGTCGATAATAAATTGGCAGCCCTAAGAAAAGCATTAAAAATTGCAGAAAGTATTGGTAAATAA
- the trpA gene encoding tryptophan synthase subunit alpha: MNRIDNLFLNKKQDILSIYFPAGYPNLNDTVSNLELLQKNGADMVEIGIPFSDPLADGSAIQAASKQALDNGMKLSLLFEQLCSIRKTINIPLLLMGYWNTIYCYGVESFLQDCQKVGIDGLIIPDLPLEEFEEHYKADFHKYGIYNVLLACPETNEDRLQRLANASQGFLYLVSSSATTGGSLKIDKKQEAYFDRIKTIETPSLIGFGISNKESFEYACQFANGAIVGTAFVKALKKNEAEEFIRGLI, encoded by the coding sequence ATGAACAGAATAGACAATTTATTCCTAAATAAGAAACAAGATATCCTATCCATCTATTTTCCTGCCGGATATCCGAACCTAAACGACACTGTATCCAACCTGGAATTACTGCAGAAAAATGGCGCGGATATGGTGGAAATTGGCATCCCCTTTTCTGATCCTTTGGCAGATGGATCAGCCATACAAGCCGCCTCGAAGCAAGCCCTGGACAATGGCATGAAACTCAGCCTGCTTTTTGAACAGCTATGTTCTATTCGAAAAACCATCAACATTCCCCTATTGTTGATGGGCTATTGGAACACTATTTACTGTTATGGAGTCGAGTCTTTCCTTCAGGATTGTCAAAAAGTGGGCATCGATGGACTTATCATCCCCGATCTGCCTTTGGAAGAATTCGAGGAACATTACAAGGCCGACTTTCACAAATATGGCATCTATAATGTTCTGCTGGCTTGCCCGGAAACTAACGAAGATCGCTTACAACGCCTAGCCAATGCCAGTCAGGGCTTCCTTTATTTGGTCTCATCATCGGCAACGACAGGTGGCAGCCTAAAAATTGACAAAAAACAAGAGGCGTATTTCGACCGAATTAAGACGATTGAGACACCCAGCCTTATCGGATTTGGGATCAGTAATAAAGAAAGTTTCGAATATGCCTGCCAATTTGCCAATGGTGCGATTGTAGGGACTGCCTTTGTTAAAGCTCTGAAAAAAAATGAAGCAGAAGAATTTATAAGAGGCTTAATCTAA
- the trpD gene encoding anthranilate phosphoribosyltransferase, with product MKNLLHYLFKYKTLTKQEAEEVLIHITKGKYNEAQIIAFLTVFQMRSITVEELTGFRNALLKMAIPVDLSDYNCIDLCGTGGDTKNTFNISTLASFIVAGAGEMVCKHGNYSVSSFCGSSNVIEYLGYEFKNTEEELKTDLERSGICFLHAPRFNPAMKNVASIRKDLGIRTFFNMLGPLVNPAQPKNQIVGVYDLELARLYQYLLQETNSNYTIIHNIDGYDEIALTDKVKLISNKREEILSPHDLGFKTLTPQELYGGQSVEEAAKLFVNILKGKGSEAQNTVCIANAGIAIHCMHPELSRDDAMDRARVSLESGKALASLKRLLKTEVQYL from the coding sequence ATGAAAAACTTATTACATTATTTGTTCAAATATAAAACCCTCACGAAGCAAGAAGCTGAAGAGGTGCTCATACACATAACAAAAGGAAAATACAATGAAGCCCAAATCATTGCTTTTCTAACTGTATTTCAAATGAGAAGCATTACAGTTGAAGAACTCACTGGCTTTAGAAATGCTTTACTAAAAATGGCAATCCCTGTAGATCTATCCGATTACAATTGTATTGACCTTTGCGGAACGGGTGGCGACACAAAAAACACCTTTAACATCTCAACCTTAGCCTCATTTATTGTAGCTGGTGCAGGTGAGATGGTTTGTAAACACGGGAACTATAGTGTCTCTTCTTTTTGTGGATCATCCAATGTAATCGAATACTTAGGCTACGAATTCAAAAACACCGAAGAGGAATTAAAAACGGATTTGGAACGCTCCGGCATCTGCTTTTTGCACGCGCCTCGCTTTAACCCAGCAATGAAAAACGTAGCATCTATCAGAAAAGATTTAGGCATTCGGACTTTTTTCAATATGCTCGGCCCTTTGGTGAATCCAGCCCAACCTAAGAACCAAATTGTTGGGGTTTACGATTTGGAATTGGCTCGTCTGTATCAATATCTTTTGCAAGAAACAAATTCCAATTACACCATAATACACAATATTGATGGTTACGATGAAATTGCTCTCACCGATAAAGTCAAACTTATTTCGAATAAGCGAGAAGAGATTCTCAGCCCACATGATTTAGGCTTTAAAACCCTAACTCCCCAAGAATTATATGGTGGACAATCAGTTGAGGAAGCTGCCAAACTCTTCGTGAATATCCTTAAAGGCAAAGGTAGTGAAGCTCAAAACACTGTTTGTATTGCAAATGCAGGTATTGCCATCCATTGCATGCACCCAGAACTATCAAGAGATGACGCGATGGATAGAGCCAGAGTTTCTCTTGAATCAGGGAAAGCGCTGGCATCGCTCAAAAGACTCTTAAAAACGGAAGTTCAATATTTATAA
- the trpC gene encoding indole-3-glycerol phosphate synthase TrpC encodes MHDILQTIVEQKHKEVEFLQSQYSIADLKQQKHFQRACYSAKSAINKEKASGIIAEFKRQSPKKGPINPNANIKPVLESYQQANASVISVLTDKYFFGAKDSDFENARACLSIPLLRKDFLVHPYQVYQSKAMGADLILLIAAILTIDEVKTMSQLAKELGMEVLLEIHDESELNHINSHIDLVGINNRNLKDFSVDLNHSIKLSEQIPDSFIKVAESGISGTEDIQFLKTNGFQAFLIGEYFMKHEHPGQACSDLIMQISKKDKSCK; translated from the coding sequence ATGCACGACATTCTACAAACTATAGTTGAGCAAAAACACAAGGAAGTTGAGTTTTTGCAATCACAATACAGCATTGCTGACTTGAAACAGCAAAAACACTTTCAACGAGCCTGTTATTCCGCAAAATCAGCCATTAACAAAGAAAAAGCCTCGGGAATTATCGCTGAATTTAAAAGACAATCGCCAAAGAAAGGCCCCATTAATCCCAATGCAAATATCAAACCTGTACTTGAATCCTATCAACAAGCAAATGCTTCTGTGATTTCTGTTTTAACGGATAAATATTTCTTTGGGGCAAAAGATTCCGATTTTGAAAATGCAAGGGCTTGCTTAAGCATACCGCTTCTGCGAAAAGATTTTCTGGTTCATCCCTATCAGGTTTACCAGAGCAAAGCCATGGGCGCTGATCTTATTTTATTGATCGCTGCAATTCTCACTATCGATGAAGTTAAGACAATGAGTCAATTGGCAAAAGAACTAGGCATGGAGGTGCTTCTTGAAATTCATGATGAATCAGAGTTAAATCATATCAATTCGCATATTGATTTGGTTGGTATCAACAATCGCAACCTGAAAGATTTCTCAGTAGATCTTAATCATTCGATCAAATTATCTGAGCAAATCCCCGACAGTTTTATAAAAGTGGCTGAAAGCGGCATCTCAGGAACTGAAGACATTCAATTCCTGAAGACGAATGGCTTTCAGGCTTTTCTCATTGGCGAGTATTTTATGAAACATGAGCATCCGGGACAAGCCTGTTCCGATTTAATCATGCAAATCAGTAAAAAAGATAAATCATGCAAATAA
- a CDS encoding aspartate kinase, translating into MKILKFGGTSVGSAQRIQNLAQIVQNEEPCIVVLSAMAGTTNALVEITELLYKGDNENALIKIEELELSYFKRIEELYTSSEYLTQGVELIQSHFVYIRNFVHKTFTQLQEKAVLAQGELISTAMFHYHLAENNIDSVLLPALNFMRIDKDGEPDSYYIQENLKREISQYPDNNLFITQGYICRNAYGEVDNLHRGGSDYSASLIGVAVSASEVQIWTDIDGFHNNDPRFVENTKAINELSFDEAAELAYFGAKIMHPASVLPCKLSSIPVRLKNTLNPSEEGTLISNKLERKRIKAVAAKDGITAIKIKSGRMLLAYGFLRKVFEVFEIYKTPIDMITTSEVAVSLTIDDTRNLEEIEKELRKFGMVEIDENQSIICIVGDFISEAAGSAKLVLEALEEIPLRMISYGGSNHNISVLVDQENKIEALQALNKLFN; encoded by the coding sequence ATGAAAATCCTAAAATTTGGTGGCACCTCCGTAGGTTCGGCGCAACGCATTCAGAATCTTGCCCAAATTGTTCAGAACGAAGAACCATGCATTGTAGTCCTGTCAGCCATGGCAGGAACTACAAATGCCCTCGTTGAAATCACAGAGTTACTTTATAAGGGTGATAATGAGAACGCATTAATTAAAATTGAAGAGCTGGAACTTAGCTATTTCAAACGAATAGAAGAACTTTATACCAGTTCGGAATACTTAACCCAAGGAGTGGAATTAATACAATCTCACTTTGTATACATTAGAAACTTTGTGCACAAAACCTTTACTCAGCTTCAGGAAAAAGCGGTTTTGGCTCAAGGTGAGCTTATTTCAACGGCTATGTTCCACTACCATCTTGCCGAAAACAATATTGATTCCGTATTGCTTCCGGCACTAAACTTCATGAGAATAGATAAAGATGGTGAACCTGATAGCTATTATATTCAGGAAAATCTTAAAAGAGAAATTAGTCAATACCCTGACAACAATCTCTTTATCACCCAAGGTTATATTTGCCGAAATGCCTATGGTGAAGTTGACAATTTACACCGAGGAGGTAGCGACTATTCAGCATCACTTATTGGAGTTGCCGTTTCAGCTTCTGAAGTACAGATTTGGACAGATATTGATGGTTTCCACAATAACGATCCTCGTTTTGTTGAGAATACCAAAGCCATAAATGAATTGTCGTTTGATGAAGCTGCAGAGCTCGCCTATTTCGGAGCTAAAATTATGCACCCGGCAAGTGTCTTACCTTGTAAATTAAGTTCGATCCCGGTTCGCTTAAAAAACACATTAAATCCTTCAGAAGAAGGCACGCTGATTTCAAATAAACTCGAGCGAAAGCGCATTAAAGCAGTCGCAGCAAAGGACGGTATTACAGCCATTAAAATTAAGTCTGGTCGTATGCTTTTGGCCTATGGGTTTCTTCGAAAAGTCTTCGAAGTTTTTGAGATCTACAAAACGCCTATTGATATGATAACAACTTCAGAAGTTGCCGTTTCGCTGACTATAGACGATACCCGTAATCTTGAAGAAATAGAGAAAGAGCTAAGAAAATTTGGCATGGTTGAAATCGATGAAAATCAATCGATCATCTGCATCGTTGGCGATTTCATATCTGAAGCAGCCGGCTCTGCCAAATTGGTGCTTGAGGCATTAGAAGAAATCCCATTAAGGATGATTTCATACGGTGGAAGCAATCACAACATTTCTGTATTAGTTGATCAGGAAAACAAGATAGAGGCCTTGCAAGCATTAAACAAACTTTTTAATTAA
- the trpB gene encoding tryptophan synthase subunit beta: MNYQIDNKGFYGKFGGAYIPELLRKNVDELQAVYLDILESKDFKNEYARLLDNYVGRPTPLTFAKNLSTKYQTQVYLKREDLNHTGAHKINNTIGQILLAKHLGKKRIIAETGAGQHGVATATVCALFGLECVVHMGALDVERQAPNVARMKMLGAKVIPATSGNQTLKDATNEAIRDWIANPHSFYLIGSVVGPHPYPDIVSRLQSIISEEIRVQLKKEQNNPNPNYVIACVGGGSNAAGAFYHFLNENEVNLVAVEAAGKGIDSSETAATITIGTTGFIHGSKTLLMQDNDGQIVEPYSISAGLDYPGVGPLHAHLAESGRTTYLAATDGEALSAAKTLALNEGIIPALESAHALAALDKIQFKKDDTVVVIVSGRGDKDMETYIAHL; the protein is encoded by the coding sequence ATGAATTATCAAATCGACAATAAAGGCTTCTATGGTAAATTTGGAGGCGCGTACATCCCCGAATTATTACGTAAGAATGTAGATGAACTCCAGGCAGTTTATCTTGATATTTTAGAATCCAAAGATTTTAAAAACGAATATGCACGTCTGCTTGACAACTACGTAGGACGACCGACCCCATTGACTTTTGCAAAAAATCTATCTACCAAATATCAAACCCAGGTTTATTTAAAACGCGAAGATCTGAACCACACAGGTGCACACAAAATCAATAATACAATTGGTCAGATTCTGTTGGCTAAGCATTTAGGAAAAAAACGAATTATTGCTGAGACAGGTGCCGGACAGCATGGTGTTGCAACAGCAACGGTTTGTGCTCTTTTCGGGTTGGAATGTGTCGTGCATATGGGAGCTCTTGATGTAGAAAGACAAGCACCCAATGTCGCACGAATGAAGATGCTTGGCGCTAAAGTTATCCCTGCAACCTCCGGCAACCAAACCCTAAAGGATGCAACCAACGAAGCCATTCGCGATTGGATCGCCAATCCACACTCCTTTTATCTGATCGGTTCGGTTGTGGGCCCCCATCCCTACCCCGATATTGTCAGTCGTTTGCAATCTATTATTTCTGAAGAAATCAGAGTGCAATTGAAAAAGGAGCAGAATAATCCAAATCCAAACTATGTGATTGCCTGTGTGGGTGGCGGCAGTAATGCGGCTGGTGCATTCTATCATTTTCTGAATGAGAACGAAGTAAACCTTGTAGCTGTTGAAGCGGCTGGAAAAGGTATCGATTCATCTGAAACGGCAGCAACTATTACCATTGGAACCACAGGCTTTATTCATGGAAGTAAAACCTTGCTTATGCAAGATAATGATGGTCAGATTGTCGAACCTTACTCCATATCAGCAGGTTTGGATTACCCCGGAGTGGGTCCCTTGCATGCCCATTTGGCTGAGAGTGGTCGTACGACCTATTTGGCTGCAACTGATGGTGAAGCCTTAAGTGCCGCTAAAACATTAGCCCTGAACGAAGGTATTATTCCGGCACTTGAATCGGCACATGCATTGGCAGCACTCGACAAAATACAATTCAAAAAAGATGATACCGTCGTCGTGATTGTATCTGGTCGTGGCGACAAGGATATGGAAACGTATATAGCACATCTTTAA
- a CDS encoding anthranilate synthase component II — MKILVLDNYDSFTYNLVEYLRQLNPGEIDIRRNKEIELSEIEPYEKILLSPGPGIPDEAGILKDLIKKYAPTKSILGICLGHQAIAEIFGAKLENPAKVYHGLASDMIRCSNKSKILNGIPNKFKAGRYHSWNVSKRGLPDCLEITCTDDEGMIMGLRHKQFDVEGIQFHPESILTPQGLQMIMNWLKDD, encoded by the coding sequence ATGAAAATATTAGTCTTAGATAATTACGATTCATTCACCTACAATTTGGTTGAATATTTACGCCAATTAAATCCTGGTGAAATCGATATCCGTCGGAATAAAGAAATTGAATTGAGTGAAATCGAACCATACGAAAAGATTTTGCTTTCACCAGGTCCCGGTATACCAGACGAAGCCGGTATTCTGAAAGATTTAATTAAAAAATATGCTCCAACAAAATCGATACTCGGCATTTGCTTAGGCCATCAAGCCATTGCAGAAATTTTTGGAGCCAAACTCGAAAATCCAGCCAAAGTATACCACGGACTAGCATCAGACATGATTCGGTGCAGCAACAAATCCAAAATTCTAAATGGGATTCCAAACAAATTTAAAGCCGGGCGATATCATTCATGGAATGTATCAAAACGGGGATTACCCGATTGTTTAGAAATAACTTGCACCGATGATGAAGGGATGATAATGGGCTTGCGCCATAAACAATTCGATGTCGAAGGCATCCAATTCCATCCCGAATCGATTTTAACGCCTCAAGGTCTTCAGATGATTATGAATTGGTTGAAAGATGATTAA
- a CDS encoding phosphoribosylanthranilate isomerase, with protein MQIKVCGLRSPENIEQISTLDVDFMGFIFFKRSKRFVSNSLNKNIINEIPSHIKKVAVFVNERSEDVLWTLKDYEYGFDYIQCHGDETPDYCKDLRDLGFGVIKAFQMDEEFNFDQLDSYKDAVDYYLFDTSSKHYGGSGQKFDWSLLKKYKGNKPFFLSGGIKPEDVNQVQNISHPQLLAIDINSGFENEPGLKNSKLIETFSEKLKQHS; from the coding sequence ATGCAAATAAAAGTTTGTGGACTAAGAAGTCCTGAAAATATAGAACAAATTTCAACGCTTGATGTCGACTTTATGGGCTTTATATTCTTTAAACGATCGAAGCGCTTTGTTAGTAATAGCCTAAACAAAAACATTATAAATGAAATTCCCAGTCACATTAAAAAAGTAGCTGTTTTTGTTAACGAACGATCAGAGGATGTTTTATGGACACTAAAAGACTACGAATACGGTTTCGACTACATTCAATGTCATGGCGATGAAACACCTGACTACTGCAAAGATCTGAGGGATCTGGGTTTTGGAGTCATTAAGGCGTTTCAAATGGATGAAGAATTTAATTTTGATCAGCTGGATTCCTATAAGGATGCAGTTGACTATTATCTATTCGACACCTCATCTAAACATTACGGGGGAAGTGGTCAAAAATTCGACTGGTCGCTTCTCAAAAAATACAAAGGGAATAAGCCATTCTTTTTAAGTGGCGGAATTAAGCCTGAAGATGTAAATCAAGTGCAAAACATTTCTCACCCTCAACTTTTGGCCATCGATATTAATTCAGGTTTTGAAAATGAACCGGGCTTAAAGAACAGCAAATTGATCGAAACATTCAGCGAAAAACTAAAACAGCATTCATAA
- the lysA gene encoding diaminopimelate decarboxylase, producing the protein MINSSTYKYLNAQETPFYYYDLDLLKASLAKIKEEAARYNYHIHYAIKANANPKILSLIQAYGFGADCVSGNEIKRSIENKFPTDQIVYAGVGKSDKEIEMALEANIFCFNCESIPEIEVINEIAKSKNKVAKIALRINPNVNANTHHYITTGIAENKFGINPWEFDQILELLNELKNIQLIGLHFHIGSQIVDLSVFKSLCLRINEIQNWFLEHQIIVDHINVGGGFGINYHKPDEEPIPDFKNYFAIFNEFLNLKANQNVHFELGRSIVGQCGSLISRVLYVKNGINTNFAILDAGMTELLRPALYQAFHKIENLSSTDEHENYDVVGPICESSDCFGKAVSLPKTKRNDLIAIRSAGAYGEVMASNYNLRQTAKSFFSDDM; encoded by the coding sequence ATGATTAATTCATCAACATATAAGTATCTCAACGCTCAGGAGACACCTTTTTATTACTATGATCTGGATCTTCTAAAAGCGAGTTTAGCTAAAATAAAGGAAGAAGCTGCACGATACAATTACCATATTCACTACGCGATCAAAGCGAATGCGAACCCTAAAATCCTGTCATTGATTCAAGCTTACGGTTTTGGAGCTGATTGTGTCAGTGGCAATGAGATTAAGCGTTCTATTGAAAACAAATTCCCCACAGATCAGATTGTTTATGCTGGGGTTGGCAAATCTGACAAGGAAATTGAGATGGCTCTTGAAGCCAATATTTTCTGTTTCAATTGTGAATCGATTCCTGAAATTGAAGTCATCAATGAGATTGCAAAATCGAAAAATAAGGTTGCTAAAATTGCTTTACGAATTAACCCAAATGTTAATGCCAATACACACCATTACATCACAACGGGCATAGCCGAAAATAAATTCGGAATAAACCCCTGGGAATTTGATCAGATTCTGGAATTATTAAACGAACTTAAAAATATTCAACTAATTGGTTTACATTTTCATATCGGATCTCAAATTGTCGATTTAAGTGTTTTTAAAAGCTTATGTTTACGTATTAATGAAATTCAAAACTGGTTTCTCGAACATCAAATTATTGTTGATCATATTAATGTTGGAGGAGGATTTGGTATCAACTATCACAAACCTGATGAAGAACCGATTCCTGATTTCAAAAACTACTTTGCCATTTTCAATGAATTTCTGAATTTAAAAGCCAATCAGAACGTTCATTTTGAATTGGGACGATCAATCGTTGGTCAATGCGGCAGTTTAATATCACGTGTTTTATATGTGAAAAATGGAATCAATACCAATTTTGCAATTCTTGATGCAGGTATGACAGAGCTATTGCGTCCAGCCCTTTACCAAGCCTTTCATAAAATCGAAAATTTAAGTTCAACAGACGAACATGAAAACTATGATGTGGTAGGACCAATTTGTGAATCTTCGGATTGTTTTGGCAAAGCAGTTTCTCTTCCCAAAACCAAACGAAATGATTTGATTGCCATTCGCTCTGCAGGTGCCTATGGCGAGGTTATGGCTTCGAATTACAACCTTAGACAGACTGCAAAATCATTTTTTTCTGACGATATGTAA